The genomic region TCGCGGCCTCGGACGTTCACGCCGACGTAGACGCGCCGGGAGATATTCTCGCGTTCGACCTCGCTCGGCCCCTCCTCCAGGGAGATGTCGGCCAGGTCCTTGAGTGGGATGGGCCGACCCATGGCGTCGATGATCCGGATCGAGCCGATGCGGTCGGCGTCGTTCCGCCACGAGACGGGCAAGCGGATCTGCAACGGGCGGCGGATCTGCCCTTCGAACACAGTCCCGACCGTCGTCCCGCCAAGAGCCGAGACCACGTCCAGCACGTCCGATCCCTTGATCCCATACCGCGCGAGTTGATCACGACGGACGGCGATCTTGAGGATCGGCAACCGGCCGGCGGAGGGCACCTTCACGTCGTGCGCGCCCGGGACGCGGGAGAGGACCCGTTCGACCTCCGCCGCCTTGTGCCGCAGCACGTCCAGGTCGGGCCCGTAGATGAGGGCGGCGACGTCGCTCTTGACGCCCGCCACCAGTTCGTTGACTCGCATCTCGATCGGTTGGCTGAAGCCGAATTTCACGCCGGGGACGTTCTCGGCGAGGACCTTGTCCATCTCCTCGATCAGCGAGTCGCGGGTCACGCCAGGCCGCCATTCCTCGCGGGGCTTGAGCATCGTCCAGACGTCGGTCTGATGGACGCCCATCACGTCGTTGGCGATCTCGGGGCGGCCCGTCTTGCAGTAGACGGTCCTCACCTCCGGGAACTGCTCCAGGAGCTTCTCGATCTGCGTCGAGACCACGACGGCTCGCTCCAGGGGCGCCGACGGGATCTGGACGGCCTCGATCAGCAGATCTCCCTCGTTGAGCTTGGGCATGAATTCGGCCCCGAGGTTCCAGGCGACGGGGACGCTCGCGGCGACGAGTACCAGCGCGGTGCCCATGGCGACGACCGGGCGTTTCAGGAAGAAGTCAAGGATCGGCGTGTAGACCCGCTTGAGCTGATGGATCAGCCAGAGTTCCTTCTCGACGGGCTTGGCGCTCAGCCCCAGAGCGGCCATCACGGGCATGAACGTCAGCGAGAGGATCAGTGACCCGGCCAGCGCGAACACGACCGTGAGCGCCATCGGCCGGAAGAGCTTCCCTTCCTGACCCTGGAGCGCCAGGATCGGCAGATAGACGGTGGCGATGATGAGTTCGCCGTACATGGTCGGCTTGCGGACCTCGACGGCGGCGTCGCGGACGATGTCTTCCTTGGGCCGCGTCCCACCTTCGTGGGCGAGGCGTCGGACGCAGTTCTCGATCATGATGACGCTGGAGTCGACGATCAGACCGAAGTCGATCGCCCCCAGGCTCATCAAACTGGCCGAGATCCCCGTCAGATACATCACCTCGGCCGCGAAGAGCATGGAGAGCGGAATCGCCAGCGCGACGATCAGGCCGCCGCGGAGGTTCCCCAGCATGGCCAGCAGCACGATGATGACCAGCACGCCGCCTTCGGTCAGGTTGTGAAGGACGGTGTCCAGCGTCTCGTGGATGAGGTGCGTGCGGTCGTAGAGGGGTTCGATCGTCACCCCCTTGGGGAGCGACTTCTGGATCTCAGCGATCTCAGCCTTGACGTCCTCAACGACTCGACGACCGTTCTGACCGATCAGCATCATGACCAGGCCGACGACGATCTCCCCCTGTCCGTCGCGCGTGGCCAGACCCGACCGGATCATGGCCGCCGGATGGACCGAGGCGATGCTGCCGATGGTCACCGGCACCCCTTCGCGCTCGTCGATGACGATCGACGCAATGTCCTCGATCGACCGAGCCTGACTGACGCCTCGGATGTAGCGAGCCTCCCCCTCGTGGACGAGATAGCCGCCGCCGACGTTGGCGTTGTTCATCTGGAGCGCCTGGAAGACGTCCGTCATCGACAGGCGGTATTCGCCCAGTTTGTCGGGGTCGACCTCCACCTGATACGTCTTCAGTTCGCCGCCGTGGGCGTTGATCTCGGTGACGCCGGGGACCTTCCTGAGTTGATACGAGACGAACCAGTCGAGGATGGACCGCAGCTCCATTGCCGAGACTGACGACCCCGCCTCCGCCTTCACCTGGAACTGGAAGACCTCGCCGAGCGCTGTGGCGATCGGCCCGAGCGTGGGAGAGCCGTAATTCGCCGGGATCGATTGTGCGGCGCGCGGGATTCGCTCGCTGACGAGCTGACGGGCCCGCAGGATGTCGGTCCCTTCGTGGAAGACGATCGTGACGACCGAGATTCCGAACTTGGAGACCGAACGAATCTGCTCCACGTCCGGCAGACCGCTCATGGCCGACTCGACGGGGAACGACAGAAGCGACTCGACCTCCATCGGCGAGAGCGCCGGCGCCTCGGTGATAACCTGCACCTGGACGTTGGTCAAATCGGGGATGGCGTCGATCGGCAGGCTGAGCGCGGCGTGGCAACCCATCGCGGCGACCAGCACCGTCCCCACCAATACGAAAAACTTGTTCTTGAGTGAGAAATCAATGATGGCGTTGAGCATGAAAGTCCGAGCGACCTCCGAAAGGCGGGGTTGAGAAGGAACGATCGACGACGGCCGCGAACGGCCGGGCCGGTCAGTCCTCGTCCCCCTGAGACTGGAGGATCAACTCGCTCTTGAGGTCGAACGCCCCTCGGGCGACGACGACGTCCCCTTCCTTGAGCCCGGACTTGATCACGACGCGATCGCCCAACTCGCGGCCGGCTTCGATTGGGTGCAGAACGAAGGAACTCCCCTCCTCGCCCGGCGAGGCCGCGGCGACGGGTTGGAAAACGGCCTGACGCCCCTCGACCTCGACGACCGAGGCGTGCGGAACCGTCAGAACAGGCTCGCTGGCCGGTCCGTCGAAGAGGATGCGTGCGAACATCCCGGGCCGAAGCTGGCCGTCGGCGTTTCCGGTCCTCGCCAACAGCGGCACGGTCCGCGTCATCGGGTCCAGGATCGCCCCGACGGAAAGGACCTTGGCTTCGAAGATCCGGTCGGGATAGGCCGCGGCCGTCAGTCGGACCACTCCCCCCTCGATCGTGGGGATCTTGGCCAGATCCGATTCGGGGATGCTGGCCGTGACCCAGACGTCCGTCATGTCCGCCACGACGAAGAGGATGTCGATCGGGTTGGCGCTCTGGCTGGGGACGGCCGACTTGATGATGATCGTGCCGTCGAACGGTGCGACGATCGGGTAGGCCGTGACGTCCTCGTCCTTGGCCGCCTTCTGCGCCTCCTCGGCGTGATCCAGCAGGCTCTGGATGTTCTCGTCGACCCCCAGAATCCGAAGCCGGTGGCCGGCGTCGACGACGGCGGACTCCGCGAGCTTCAGCGCCTGATCGGCCAGACGCCGCTGCTGCTCCGCGTCGAACTTAACCTGTTCGATGGTCGCGAAAAGCTTGGCCTGCAGACCCTGCCTCGTGTGCTTGGCGAGGATCGCGGGGTGTTCGCCGATGACTTCCTTGCCTCGGAGGGCAAGCGTCTTCTCTTCCTCATGAATGGCGATGTCGAACTCGGAATAGGTCTGCAGCAGGAGGGCGCGGAATGAGCCCAGGGGCTTATTCGCGTATTCCTTTTCCAGAACTTCCGGGTCTACCCCCTTGGCGATCTCGGGGACGAGCTTGGCGACGGTGTCGGCGACCTGGTTCTTCCACTCGGCTTCGATCCGCGCGGTGAGCAACTCGCGCTGGCGGGCGCGGAGGTTGAGACGGGCGGTGCCGACGTCTGGGCTGTCCAGAATCGCCAGCATGTCCCCCTTCCGGACCTTTCGGCCAAGCGTCACGCCGACCTCGCGGACGATCCCCGGCGCTCGCGAGCGGACCTCCACGCGGCGGTCGGCGTCAACCTCGATCCGTCCGGGTACACCAAGTTCCGTTGGCAGCCGTTCGGTCCGAACGGCTGCGGTGGCGAGATTGACCGCCTTGAGCTTCGCAGCCGAGAGCGCGACCGTGCCGGGGGCGGGACCGCTCGGCGAGGGCTCGGCGGCCGCCGTTGCGGCGGAGTCGTCCGGGGCGCCGCCCAGGCGACTGACATGCGCGGGAATGTCAATGGCGAGATAGGCGATCAGGGCGGCCAGCAGGCCACCGGCCGCCATCCAGGGGATCCGCGACCAGACGCGACCCCCGGTCAAGGAACGAGCAAGCGCAAACGACATGGACGTAAACTCCGCTGGAGCGATCCGTGAAACCGTAAATACCGGAACCGGACAGGCGTGAATCCTCGTCCCTCGCAACGGCGAGGAGACGTGAATCGGCCCGACGAGCCGGGGGTTTCAGCAGTTCCAGCGGGCGAGGCGCGCGAGCGTTCCGACGGACGAAAGCCCGTCGTTCGGCGCGCAGAGCGACCAACGCAACGGGGGATCTGATCTGGCGTCGAGGTCAACCCAAACCGCCATGTACGGCGTGGCGACGATCTCATCGTTCAGATCGAGGCGCAGGTCGCGCACGCGATATTCGGCGACGATCAGGGGGGTGGGGGCCTGGCCCGCCCGGTTCAGATCGCCGTCGTCGGCGTGGAAGGCCGGCAGCGTGCGGCCGGCCTGATCGGCGGCGGACGTGTCGAGCGACCTGGGGGGCAGCCAGTGCCAGTGCAGCACGGCCACCGCATCGCCTTCGCCGGCCTGAGGATGCCACCTCAGAAGATGGTCGTGCTGAGGGCAGACCTGCCCGACAGCGTGGCGGTGACGGACGACGTGAAAATCGGCCTGCGGCAGCGGGACCTGGAGCAGACTGGGAGCGAGCAAGGCAATCGCCAGGATGCGAGCGATCAGGCTTGTCGGCCGATTCCGCCGCATAAAAGCCCGCCCTCTCCTCGCCAAAGGAACTCTCCCACGCTGATCGCCCTTGGAGGTATTATGAAAGCCTGAACGAACACGGTCAAGTCGACGAGCCCAACGCTCGGCGGCGCGTCGTCAACCACGCCGAGCCCGGAAGATCATGCCTCACGAATCGCTCCGCCACGCCTCCCTCCTCGTCACCGATTTCGACGGCACTCTGACGAAGGACGATTTCTACCAGCTCGCCATCAAGGAGTTGCTCCCAGACGACGTCCCCGACTACTGGGGAGACTACCGCGCCGGGAGGCTGACGCACTTCGAGGCGCTTCGGGACTACTTCACCCACATCCGGAAGGATGAGAAGACGGTCCTCGACGTCGTCCACCGGATGGGGCTGGAACCCCAACTGGCCGATTGCCTTCGCGAAATGGACTCCGCCGGCTGGGACGTCGTCGTCACCTCCGCCGGCTGCGCCTGGTACATCCAGATCCTGCTGAACGAGGCGGGCGTCGACATCCCCGTCTATTCCAACCCGGGCCGGTTTGTGGAAGGCAAAGGCCTGCTGATGGAGCCTCCGCCGCCAGGGCCGTATTTCTCCCGCGAGTTGGGCGTGGACAAGGCGGGCGTTGTGCGCGAGGGACTGCGCCAGGGCAAACGCGTCGCCTTCGCCGGCGATGGCTTCCCGGACCAGGAAGCCGCCGAACTCGTCCCGGCCGACCTCCGCTTCGCTCGCGGCGACCTGGCCAAGGTGCTCACCGAGAACCGTAAGGGCTTCATCCCCTACAAAACCTGGGCGGACGTGGCCCGGCATCTCTGCGGCCTTCCGGGGAAGCCCTGATGATCAAGACGCAGATCGCCATCCCATCGCTCGTCCGCGTCAAAGCCGGCGCACTCGACCGCCTGGGAATCTATCTCAGGCGCAACGAACACCGGCGGGCGATGGTCCTGGTCAGCCAGGGGATGGTCCCGGTCTACGTCGACCGCGTCCGAAAGGCGCTTGAGTCCGAGGGAATCGCCTGCGACGACTGGGTGGAGGTCGCC from Paludisphaera rhizosphaerae harbors:
- a CDS encoding efflux RND transporter permease subunit, whose product is MLNAIIDFSLKNKFFVLVGTVLVAAMGCHAALSLPIDAIPDLTNVQVQVITEAPALSPMEVESLLSFPVESAMSGLPDVEQIRSVSKFGISVVTIVFHEGTDILRARQLVSERIPRAAQSIPANYGSPTLGPIATALGEVFQFQVKAEAGSSVSAMELRSILDWFVSYQLRKVPGVTEINAHGGELKTYQVEVDPDKLGEYRLSMTDVFQALQMNNANVGGGYLVHEGEARYIRGVSQARSIEDIASIVIDEREGVPVTIGSIASVHPAAMIRSGLATRDGQGEIVVGLVMMLIGQNGRRVVEDVKAEIAEIQKSLPKGVTIEPLYDRTHLIHETLDTVLHNLTEGGVLVIIVLLAMLGNLRGGLIVALAIPLSMLFAAEVMYLTGISASLMSLGAIDFGLIVDSSVIMIENCVRRLAHEGGTRPKEDIVRDAAVEVRKPTMYGELIIATVYLPILALQGQEGKLFRPMALTVVFALAGSLILSLTFMPVMAALGLSAKPVEKELWLIHQLKRVYTPILDFFLKRPVVAMGTALVLVAASVPVAWNLGAEFMPKLNEGDLLIEAVQIPSAPLERAVVVSTQIEKLLEQFPEVRTVYCKTGRPEIANDVMGVHQTDVWTMLKPREEWRPGVTRDSLIEEMDKVLAENVPGVKFGFSQPIEMRVNELVAGVKSDVAALIYGPDLDVLRHKAAEVERVLSRVPGAHDVKVPSAGRLPILKIAVRRDQLARYGIKGSDVLDVVSALGGTTVGTVFEGQIRRPLQIRLPVSWRNDADRIGSIRIIDAMGRPIPLKDLADISLEEGPSEVERENISRRVYVGVNVRGRDLAGFVHEAQKAVAEQVEMPPGYMVRWGGQFEHLESAEKRLLIVASVALVLLFLLLYSSFKSISLSMLIFTAVPTAATGGVFALALRDLPFSISAAVGFIALFGVAVLNGLVWVSAVGHLRAEGMETHEAAREASIVRLRPILMTALVAGLGFIPMALATTPGAEIQRPLATVVIGGLFTSTLLTSLVLPAIYPWFAPREIHHEAA
- a CDS encoding efflux RND transporter periplasmic adaptor subunit, with product MSFALARSLTGGRVWSRIPWMAAGGLLAALIAYLAIDIPAHVSRLGGAPDDSAATAAAEPSPSGPAPGTVALSAAKLKAVNLATAAVRTERLPTELGVPGRIEVDADRRVEVRSRAPGIVREVGVTLGRKVRKGDMLAILDSPDVGTARLNLRARQRELLTARIEAEWKNQVADTVAKLVPEIAKGVDPEVLEKEYANKPLGSFRALLLQTYSEFDIAIHEEEKTLALRGKEVIGEHPAILAKHTRQGLQAKLFATIEQVKFDAEQQRRLADQALKLAESAVVDAGHRLRILGVDENIQSLLDHAEEAQKAAKDEDVTAYPIVAPFDGTIIIKSAVPSQSANPIDILFVVADMTDVWVTASIPESDLAKIPTIEGGVVRLTAAAYPDRIFEAKVLSVGAILDPMTRTVPLLARTGNADGQLRPGMFARILFDGPASEPVLTVPHASVVEVEGRQAVFQPVAAASPGEEGSSFVLHPIEAGRELGDRVVIKSGLKEGDVVVARGAFDLKSELILQSQGDED
- a CDS encoding HAD-IB family phosphatase; its protein translation is MPHESLRHASLLVTDFDGTLTKDDFYQLAIKELLPDDVPDYWGDYRAGRLTHFEALRDYFTHIRKDEKTVLDVVHRMGLEPQLADCLREMDSAGWDVVVTSAGCAWYIQILLNEAGVDIPVYSNPGRFVEGKGLLMEPPPPGPYFSRELGVDKAGVVREGLRQGKRVAFAGDGFPDQEAAELVPADLRFARGDLAKVLTENRKGFIPYKTWADVARHLCGLPGKP